The following proteins are co-located in the Hydractinia symbiolongicarpus strain clone_291-10 chromosome 7, HSymV2.1, whole genome shotgun sequence genome:
- the LOC130649048 gene encoding 26S proteasome non-ATPase regulatory subunit 12-like, whose translation MASETITDMKGNIVKMEVDYSETCDKKIPECEEMAKSGKLIEALEALLSLEKQTRTAADMFSTSRILVAVIKICYSNNNLDMLTEHLVVLTKRRGQLKQAVTKMVQEACTYVDDIENKENKLKLIDTLRTVTAGKIYLELERARITRKLAVIKENDGDITEAANILQELQVETYGSMEKREKVEYILEQMRLCLAKKDFIRTQIISKKVSIKFFEDEKQQDLKLKYYQLMIELCHQDGKYLPICRHYNAVYSTPCIQEDQDKMKEALRNVVLYVILSPHDNEQADFLARISQEAKLEEISLFKSILKNFTTAELIDWTRFKEMYEKELCEGSADNPATNVFNKTTEDGKKRWDDLKKRVVEHNIRVMEKYYTQITMQKMAHLLDLSVEDSEKFLSDLVTSKTVFAKIDRPAGIVVFRPPKEAGDTLNEWSRDISELMNLLNKTTHLITKEKMVHQLLN comes from the exons ATGGCGTCAGAAACAATAACAGATATGAAGGGTAACATTGTAAAGATGGAGGTGGATTACAGCGAAACCTGTGACAAAAAGATTCCAGAGTGTGAAGAAATGGCTAAG agtgGAAAGTTAATTGAAGCTTTGGAAGCTCTATTATCTTTGGAGAAACAGACTAGAACT GCTGCAGACATGTTTTCCACCAGCAGAATCCTTGTTGCAGTTATCAAAATCTGCTattcaaataataatttagatatGTTAACCGAACACTTAGTTGTCTTAACAAAGAGGAGAGGACAGCTCAAGCAG gcCGTAACTAAAATGGTTCAAGAAGCATGTACATATGTTGACGATATTgagaataaagaaaataaattaaaacttaTTGACACGCTACGTACAGTTACAGCAGGAAAG ATATATTTAGAATTAGAACGCGCCAGAATCACTCGGAAATTAGCTGTTATTAAAGAGAATGATGGTGATATTACTG AAGCTGCAAATATTCTACAAGAACTTCAAGTTGAAACTTATGGTTCAATGGAGAAGCGAGAGAAAGTGGAATATATCCTAGAGCAGATGAGATTGTGTTTAgcgaaaaaagattttatacGAACGCAGATCATTAGCAAAAAAGTcagcattaaattttttgaagatGAAAAGCAACAG gacttgaaattaaaatattaccAATTAATGATCGAGTTATGTCATCAGGACGGCAAATATTTACCTATCTGTCGTCACTATAACGCTGTGTACTCCACACCATGCATACAAGAAGATCAAGACAAAATGAAAGAG GCTTTGCGGAATGTGGTTTTGTATGTTATCCTTTCACCTCACGACAACGAGCAAGCCGACTTCTTAGCTAGAATTTCCCAAGAAGCAAAGTTAGAAGAAATTTCTTTGTTCAA ATCTATTCTAAAGAACTTCACTACTGCTGAATTGATTGATTGGACGCGCTTCAAAGAGATGTATGAGAAGGAACTTTGCGAGGGCTCAGCAGATAATCCAGCTACTAACGTGTTTAACAAAACAACGGAGGATGGGAAGAAAAGATGGGATGACTTAAAAAAGAGAGTAGTCGAACAT AACATCAGAGTAATGGAAAAATATTATACACAAATCACGATGCAAAAAATGGCGCATTTACTCGATTTGTCTGTCGAG gaTTCAGAAAAGTTTTTATCTGATTTGGTCACTTCAAAGACTGTGTTCGCGAAAATAGATCGACCGGCCGGTATCGTTGTTTTTCGACCTCCTAAAGAAGCAGGCGACACTTTGAATGAATGGTCGCGTGATATCTCGGAATTGATGAATCTGTTGAACAAAACGACGCATTTGATCACGAAGGAGAAAATGGTACATCAGTTGTTAAATTGA
- the LOC130648456 gene encoding uncharacterized protein LOC130648456: protein MKRRSRSCYLITSTDIYWKLMLITIHDKHNELPFLPERRMIYRVEKLIPNLENKRKYVVHIGALHQALKHGLELKKVHRAIQFKHSAWLKPYIDHNTKLRTAAKNDFEKDFYKLINLSGFGKTMENIRNHCNIKLVTNEAAYTKLTMQPNFKSGTSFGMNLMGIEMGRTGIKMNKPVYIGQAILDQSKTVITEDFYRDIADDVEVRFDTSAYDKNDNSPLPIGKNKKVVGLMKDELNGKIITHFITLRPKAYAYKSLAKDGGDRKAKGVKKAVTKKCITFEDYQRCLEEGIIINKS, encoded by the exons ATGAAAAGAAGATCGAGAAGCTGTTATCTGATAACAAGCACGGATATCTATTGGAAGTTGATGTTGATTACCATCCATGACAAACACAACGAGCTGCCTTTCCTGCCGGAGCGTAGGATGATTTACAGAGTTGAGAAGCTTATACCAAATCTCGAAAATAAGCGGAAATACGTGGTACACATCGGGGCTCTTCACCAAGCCCTGAAGCATGGGCTCGAGCTTAAGAAGGTACACCGAGCTATACAATTCAAACATAGTGCATGGCTTAAGCCATATATAGACCATAACACGAAGCTGAGAACTGCCGCCAAGAATGACTTTGAGAAGGATTTTTATAAGCTTATAAATCTCTCGGGGTTTGGAAAAACCATGGAGAATATCCGAAATCATTGCAACATCAAGTTAGTCACCAATGAAGCAGCCTATACGAAGCTGACCATGCAACCAAACTTTAAAAGCGGCACTTCTTTCGGTATGAATCTTATGGGTATTGAAATGGGTAGAACGGGTATTAAGATGAACAAGCCCGTATATATTGGTCAAGCTATCCTCGATCAGTCGAAAACCGtcat AACGGAGGATTTTTACCGCGACATTGCCGATGATGTGGAAGTACGTTTTGATACGAGTGCTTATGACAAGAATGACAACAGTCCTCTCCCCATCGGCAAAAACAAGAAAGTCGTGGGCTTGATGAAGGATGAACTCAATGGCAAAATTATAACACATTTCATCACATTGAGACCTAAAGCTTATGCCTACAAGAGCCTCGCGAAAGACGGAGGTGATCGCAAAGCAAAGGGTGTAAAAAAGGCCGTGACCAAAAAATGTATCACATTTGAAGATTACCAACGATGTCTAGAGGAAGGTATCATTATAAACAAGAGTTGA
- the LOC130648455 gene encoding uncharacterized protein LOC130648455, giving the protein MGSAKIQCSLWILWKKSIDGTNEFIEVDKVFHSNMTSVFQGTIVNESLDTMFAQMKTHIENPALPKSGFSIGRIQHLDVDFHKLKLRWGSSYIETPKWIATKKAIINPNNNDQECLRWALIAVLHYEDIAKDPQRISKLRPYVDRYKWQGIEFPTSIKDIIKFKRNNPVIAVNVLYATGRSFNILRRSIFNEGEKQVNLLLLTDNKKNHYTTIKNISRLLGSKISKNHGKMHFCMSCLQGFQTIESRDNHYSYCKDNEAVKITMPSDKKKCLYYQDGQQQFKVSFAIYADFESLLIPMKENARDTKTKTLNKHEPCGWATYSTFAYGEVPDPLYECSGEGCVQLFIQHLEDEVKRLYSLFSQKPMTELTEEQKYSYDAAETCHICMKPFNDDQKNRKIPNHVPVIFHNLSGYDAHLFIRELGEKYDTQDIGCIAENTEKYISFNVKITVPIAGIGYGDGEFYKKIEIRFIDSCRFMASSLEKLASNIVGTNTDGMKCQRCADTCLEFLNINDEYVASFWCSNCESNTTKQLDKERVKSNTPAMSYYFSDDELFRLMLRKGIYPYEYMDS; this is encoded by the exons ATGGGATCTGCGAAAATTCAGTGCTCCCTATGGATCCTATGGAAAAAATCAATCGATGGTACCAACGAGTTTATTGAGGTTGATAAGGTCTTTCATAGCAATATGACATCAGTATTTCAGGGCACAATCGTGAATGAATCGCTGGATACGATGTTCGCGCAAATGAAAACACATATCGAAAACCCTGCACTACCGAAAAGTGGCTTTAGTATCGGTCGTATTCAACACCTCGATGTTGATTTTCATAAGCTGAAGTTAAGGTGGGGCTCCTCATATATTGAAACACCCAAGTGGATCGCTACTAAGAAAGCTATAATTAATCCTAATAACAACGATCAAGAATGCTTGCGATGGGCCTTAATAGCCGTCTTGCATTATGAGGATATAGCAAAAGATCCTCAAAGAATCAGCAAGCTCCGGCCATATGTGGATCGATATAAATGGCAAGGCATTGAATTTCCAACATCCATCAAAGATatcatcaaatttaaaagaaacaatccCGTCATTGCCGTGAACGTCTTGTATGCGACGGGAAGGAGCTTTAATATCTTGCGGCGATCAATATTTAATGAAGGAGAGAAGCAGGTTAATCTGCTATTGCTTACCGATAATAAGAAAAATCATTATACAACCATCAAAAATATTTCGAGATTATTGGGTAGCAAGATATCGAAGAATCATGGGAAAATGCACTTTTGTATGAGTTGCTTGCAGGGGTTCCAAACGATAGAATCTCGGGATAACCACTATAGCTACTGCAAAGACAACGAGGCGGTAAAGATCACGATGCCCAGCGacaagaaaaaatgtttatattaccAAGATGGTCAGCAGCAATTCAAAGTATCCTTCGCAATCTATGCGGATTTTGAAAGCCTACTGATCCCTATGAAAGAGAATGCTCGGGACACTAAGACCAAGACGCTGAACAAACATGAACCATGCGGCTGGGCTACATACAGTACCTTTGCTTATGGAGAGGTCCCTGATCCGCTATACGAGTGCAGTGGTGAGGGATGCGTACAACTCTTTATCCAGCACCTGGAAGACGAGGTAAAAAGGCTTTACTCGCTGTTTTCCCAGAAGCCTATGACGGAACTGACGGAGGAGCAGAAATATTCATATGATGCTGCGGAGACCTGCCACATCTGTATGAAGCCGTTCAACGATGATCAGAAGAATCGCAAA ATTCCCAATCACGTACCTGTGATATTTCACAATTTAAGTGGCTATGACGCCCACTTGTTCATTCGCGAGCTGGGCGAAAAATATGATACTCAGGATATCGGTTGTATCGCTGAAAACACCGAGAAGTATATATCGTTCAATGTTAAAATCACCGTACCCATTGCAGGCATAGGATATGGCGATGGTGAATTTTACAAAAAGATTGAAATAAGATTTATAGACAGCTGTCGGTTTATGGCATCCTCATTAGAAAAACTGGCAAGCAACATCGTTGGTACCAACACTGATGGTATGAAATGTCAGAGGTGCGCTGATACATGCTTGGAATTTCTAAACATCAACGATGAGTATGTGGCAAGCTTTTGGTGCAGCAATTGTGAGTCGAATACAACGAAGCAGTTAGACAAAGAGCGAGTGAAGTCCAATACACCAGCCATGAGTTACTACTTTAGCGATGATGAGTTATTCCGGCTTATGCTTAGGAAGGGAATATATCCCTACGAGTATATGGATAGTTAG